From Lampris incognitus isolate fLamInc1 chromosome 13, fLamInc1.hap2, whole genome shotgun sequence, one genomic window encodes:
- the morn4 gene encoding MORN repeat-containing protein 4: MTLTRGSFTYASGEEYHGEWKEGRRHGAGQLRFQDGTCYKGQFENGLFHGSGVLLFTDGSRYEGEFAQGKFQGAGVFSRYDGMKFEGEFRSGRVEGHGLLTFPDGAHGVPRNEGMFENHKLQKREKCPGAVQRAQASACKARSLSL, translated from the exons ATGACTCTGACTAGGGGATCTTTTACCTATGCCAGTGGAGAAGAGTACCATGGCGAGTGGAAAGAAG GTCGGAGGCATGGAGCCGGCCAGCTCAGGTTCCAGGATGGAACCTGCTACAAAGGCCAGTTTGAGAATGGACTCTTCCACGGCTCTGGTGTGCTGCTCTTCACCGATGgatcgag GTACGAGGGAGAATTTGCACAGGGAAAGTTCCAGGGCGCAGGGGTCTTCAGTCGATACGACGGCATGAAGTTTGAAGGAGAATTCAGAAGTGGCCGTGTGGAGGGACATG GACTGCTGACCTTTCCTGACGGGGCTCATGGCGTCCCGCGAAACGAGGGGATGTTTGAAAACCACAAGTTGCAGAAGAGGGAGAAATGTCCTGGGGCGGTGCAGCGGGCGCAGGCTTCGGCCTGCAAAGCCCGCAGTCTGTCTctatga
- the ankrd2 gene encoding ankyrin repeat domain-containing protein 2, translating into MEEAVQRAAIMDDKKAAMDKKAEVEERVRKLSSDLRRETVDLEGAENITELHRRRNTFKKSSSRGSAEGPALGPVSGATEFMNAATQGRLSVVEKYLADGGNPNVYDEFRRTALHHASFDGHTAVVSKLLEKGADIHFKDRLDSRAIHWACRGGRLQVVKTLKSHGADLNVRDKLHSTPLHVATRTGHADIAEYLLSCGVKINCRDREGDTALHDAVRLNRYKIVKLLIVAGADTKIKNHQDMMAVEQVKQWQFDTMETFEKLEQLKEVGLLPLENAAIGEE; encoded by the exons ATGGAGGAGGCCGTGCAGAGGGCAGCCATTATGGACGACAAGAAGGCGGCGATGGACAAGAAAGCTGAG gtggaggagagagtgagaaaacTCTCCTCAGATCTTCGTCGGGAGACCGTGGACCTGGAGGGAGCGGAAAATATCACAGAACTACACAGAAGGAGGAATACTTTCAAAAAGTCCTCATCCAGGGGGTCTGCGGAGGGGCCTGCG TTAGGGCCCGTCAGTGGTGCCACTGAATTCATGAATGCAGCCACACAGGGTCGACTGAGTGTGGTGGAGAAGTATCTGGCTGACGGTGGGAACCCCAATGTCTATGATGAG TTCAGGAGAACTGCGCTGCATCATGCCTCTTTCGACGGACACACTGCCGTTGTCAGTAAGCTGCTGGAAAAAGGAGCTGATATCCACTTCAAAGATCGG CTGGACTCCAGAGCCATACACTGGGCCTGCAGAGGAGGGAGGCTGCAAGTTGTCAAAACCCTGAAGAGCCATGGGGCTGACTTGAATGTTAGGGATAAG TTACATAGCACTCCTCTGCATGTGGCCACAAGGACAGGCCATGCTGACATCGCAGAATATTTGCTGTCGTGTGGTGTGAAAATCAACTGCAGGGACAGG GAAGGGGACACGGCCCTGCATGACGCGGTGCGTCTCAACAGATACAAGATCGTGAAGCTGCTCATAGTTGCGGGCGCCGACACGAAAATCAAAAACCAT CAGGACATGATGGCGGTGGAGCAAGTGAAACAGTGGCAGTTTGACACCATGGAGACCTTCGAGAAGCTGGAGCAGCTGAAAGAGGTGGGACTGCTGCCACTCGAAAACGCCGCCATTGGAGAGGAATGA